DNA sequence from the Novipirellula galeiformis genome:
ATGGCTTGATAAGCAAACCATCCGCCGACCGACAGACAGATCGTCATCAGCACCACGAGCCAAGGCTCACGAACGCAGAAACGAATCAGCAGGTTAAGCATTTGATAGGATCAGTGAGGAGTGAGGAGTGAGGAGAACGGAGCGGAAAGAAAAGGTATCATGAGGTCGAATTTCCAGTTTCGCGTATTAGGAAGTTACAATCATGAGCATTATTAAAAGCCATCGAGATTTGTTGGTGTATCAAAAATCCTTTGCTGCAGCTTGCGAGGTGTTCCAGACAACGAAGCAATTTCCTCGAGAGGAAATATTCTCGTTGACAGACCAAGTCCGCCGGTCTTCTCGAAGTGTTTCTGCGAATCTTGCGGAAGCGTGGAGAAAGCGTCGGTACGAAAAACATTTCCTCAGCACAATGAACATTGCCGAAGGCGAGGCCGCTGAAACTCAAACTTGGATCGACTTTGCAGTGGCTCATGAATACATCGACTCCAATGTGGGCAACGAACTGAACGAACGATACGAAGAGGTGCTACGAATGCTTGTTGCCATGATTAACCATCCCGAAAAGTGGACCCTGTAAACCAACTCCTCACTCCTCACTCCTCACTCCTCACTCCTCACTCCTCACTCCTCACTCCCCCCCAAAGACTCCTCACTCGCCTTCCCGAGGGCTAAATCACGGACGACTTCGCCGCAGTGCAACATCTCGCTGCCCCAGTACGGGTTGACTAACTCACCGCCCGGCTGCATCCAATCGCCCCCGTCGCCGAGCACCATCGGACAGTAATAATGCGTCAGCTTGGTTGCCGTTTGCGGCCCGCGTGCGATCGCCGCAGCACGCAGCATCGCGTGACTGACCCCTCGAAACGCTTCACGTGCGGTCTCGATCGATCCGTCCATTCGTCCTGCGCTGCGTCTTGCCGACGCCAACTCTTTCTGTACGCGGTCGGGAACATCGCCCAACAATTCCAATTGCGAAAGATTTTCGAGCAATGTGTTCAGCGCCACAGGCGACGGCGTCATGTCGGCAGCCAACGCACTTTGGATCTCAAAGTAGGCTTGATAGGCTTGGTCAAACCGTTTCCCACTCTCGTTGGCCAACATCAGCGGTTCCGCTTGCGGCAACGCCATCGGACCGGGTGCGTAACGCGGTGCCCGACTGGGGTCCATCAGCGATGGATTGCCGGCGAGTTGCATCTGTGAATCGATCAAGAAATTCCCACCCGTCGCCACGGTTTCGCCCGCCGCCAAGCCTTCGACGATTACAGCTTCATCGCGATTCATCGCACCGAGCGTCACCCGCCGAATCTCAAAACGGCCTGGTTCCGTTTCGACATACAACACGCTGTTGCTGCCGGCCAACAGCACGGCATCGCGGGGCACCGTTACCACCTCTTGCTGCGCAAGCGGCGTCGGGGAAAATCCCAGTGTCGAAGTGGACACCAAGTCCATCCCACACAACGGACACTCACCAGCGTTATCGCGGATCACTTGCGGATGCATCGGGCTGATGAACTTGCCCGCGAGTGCCGGGTCGTAAACCAAGTCGGTGGCCACTGTGGGAACGGTAATGCGTGCGGTCGCGTAGTCGCCTGGACGAAGTTTGCCATCAAAATTCAAGATCTCAACTCGCACGCGAACGGTGCGAGTTCGCGTGTTGACCGTTGGATCAATAAATGCCACACGACCGGTAAAAACCTCGCCAGGTCGCGACTGAATCTCGGCTTCGACTTGCTGGCCAAACCGAACCACCGAAGCATCGTCGGGAAACAGATCTAACATCAACCACACCGACGATAAGTCCGCGATACGATAAATCTTTTGACCTGTTTTGACGTAGTCACCTTCGACGGCAGATTTTTCGATCACGGTGCCGGTTTGAGGCGACTTGATGCGAATGCGTGACTGCGGTTTTCCACTCTTGCGAAGCGTTTCAATTTGTGATGGAGTCATCCCAAGTTCGGTAAGATTCTCGCGAGCCATCTCGTTCAAATTGGCATCGTTGGTACTGAATCGTCCTACCGAACCACCGTCGATGCTGGTGATGAATTCGGTCTGTGCCGAATAGAGTTGAGGACTGTAGATCAGTGCCAAATCGTCATCTTTTTTGACACGAACGCCAGCGTAATTGGCGTACATTTTCTCCAATCGGCCATCGACGTAGGCCGAGATGGTCGCCAGTTTGCTTTCGTCATAATCAATCGCACCGATCGTGCGAATCACGCGATTGACATTGCCCATTTGGGACGTCGCGGTTTGGATACCCACCAACCGACGCGCCGCCGCTTCGATCGTGACCGATTTCCCATCTCCGCCGCCACCGCCAACCGCCTCGACCAGTTCCATGGCACAAACCGGACACTTCCCGGGTTCGGTCGATGGCGGAGTGCACATCATCGGACAGATGTAACGCTTGTTGGCGTCGCCCTCACTGGCCTGCGAAACCTCACTTTGCGTCGCTCCGAAAAAACCATCGGGTGTGATCCATCGAGACCGTTGGGCGACCCCAATCATCACCAACAACAGCGCGCCGACGACCAACACAGCCGCTGCCTTTGCACCGATCCGAACCACCCATTTCCATCCGCTGCGATCCTCGTCCAACGCTTTGGGGATCGATACATCGCCAGCAATGTTTTCAGGTTCTTCCGCTGGACTCGATGAAGAATCGGGGGCCGATGAAAGAACAGGTTCGTTCGTCAAGGGCGTGCTGGAGTCGTTAGGTTTTGGTTTACCGGTCATCATATATTCCGTTGCGGATTTCGTAACCACTGTCAAACGGGATCGAAATGGGTCGATAGAGATGGGGGTTGCGCAAACAGGTCATCGCATGGAAGACGAGTCAGGAAAGCAACAACGCGACATCATCACGCAGCACTTCTAAAGAATGCACCAACGCGAAAATCAACAGAAGAAGAGAGTTGCGATGAACGCGCAACTCAAGCGCAGACGCTAGATACGCCAAATACAGAGCACACGCTGAGAAAAGTGCTCCGCCGGTACATCGACGCCAACTAGCTCACCCTCGGGGCGAACGCTCGAGAGCGCAGCTTCGGCGTCAACGACACGAACAAAGTAACTGAGAACATCAAAGTCCCGCAGCTCGTTGATCGGAGGACGCGGACTCGAATCACTCAGCGGTGGCGAGGTCACACCACACAGACACGCGGAAAGATTGCGGGCGTCTGCTTTGTGACTTTCTGTGATCGCTTGCTCAGCAAGCAAAACTTTGTTCGCTGATTTGGCCGACGGCGACGTCGCGATGGACGGGGATGTCACCGCCGCAGCATCATCGTGATCGCAGCTTGATGTTTTCTGATCCGTTGGGGCAGTTTCAGTCGCAGCCGTTTCATCCGCGGCAGTGTTACTGGCACAGCAGCAACCACACTGCGTCGCTGCTATCGCGACTTCGCAACATCCACACCCTTGGCACATCAAGCTCGCAGCGGATTTCGTAGGGCAAGATGCTTCGGCCAGACATAACGCCATCGGCTGGATCATCGTTGCGACGATCAGCGAAAGAATGACGGCGATATGACTTAAGCGGAAGATCACTACTGAAACGCTCCGATGAATATACCCATGACCGGTATACGCATTGTATCGGTCATTTGCCCGATTGGTTCAAGGGGAATTTACGGACTGGGCAAGTTTTACAGTGGCATTATAGCTACACCAAATCAAAAAGTGACGCTTTTCATCGCGGGAACTGGCATGCAAACGCTTCAACCAATCCGAAAAAAACGCCTGTTACTGTTAGCCATCCTAGTAGCTTCCGCCGGGGGGTGCACATCAGCCCGCAACCGTACCGCTCCCTTGGCAAACGCGTCCGTTTTACCGGTTTGCGGACCTGTGGATGCGGTCGCAGCGGAAAAAAACACGGGAATCGCCACCGCGAATGACCCCGAATCCCCCATTCGCCCGGTCCGTTACGACGATGCCGCAGTCTTTGCTGCGATGAATTTGACGCTGCTGGACGAAGCCGAGGGCAACCTCGATGCAGACGATCAAGATGCGAACCAGGCAAACCAATCGCCGCAGCTGAATCCGGCCACCCCTCCGCCGCAGCCAAATGAACCATCGTCCAGCCAACAGGAAACGGCGTCCTCCGGCGGCCAACCGGTCGAATACTTTGTTGGCATCGCGTTGGCGGGACATCCAAGAATCCAAGCCGCCCGACATCGCGTTGCCGCGGCAACCAACGTGATCCCGCAGGCCAACGCACTGCCGGACCCGATGTTCAACAACACCTTTTGGCCACTGCATGACCAAGCCCTGCAAACCGCGGGCGGACGGGTCGCGCATCAAATGTCACTTTCCCAAGGCGTCCCCTGGCCTGAAAAGTTGCGCAGTAAAGCAGCGATCGCCAGCCGCGAGGTCCAAATCGCTCAAGCGGAGGTGGACCGCATCGAACGCGAGATTACCGAATCGGTACGCATCGCCTACTACGAACTCTGGTACGCGACCCGAGCAATCCAAATCGTCGATGAGACAACCGAACTGGTGGATGACTTAACGAAGGTGGCCGAGGCGCGCTATCGCAGTGGCGGGGCGCAGCAAGACGTACTGCGAGCGCAATTGGAATCGGATCGACTCGAAGATCAACGCATTCAGCTGACCCAACAAAAACAGATGGCGCAAGCCGATCTCGCGGCGTTGTTACAGCAACCGGTGTCGATGACCCCAGAAACCAGTAAAGAACTAGAGCTTTCCGATGCCTCTCGCCAACTGGATCAATTGATCGCATCGGCGGAAACGTGCAGCCCTGAACTGCAAGGCTTGGCGTGGGAAATCCAGCGTGATCGCGAACGACAACGACTGGCGTGTTTACAAAAGTATCCGGACTTGCAAGTCGGCGTGAATTTGTCGATCCTCAGCGACGATGACAACGTGCTCAGTGGTGTTGCCAACGGTCACGACAACCTTAGCTTCACCGTCGGCACGACGCTGCCGATCTGGCGAGACAAGATCAATGCGGGCATTCGCGAAGCGGCCCATCGCACCAACAGCACCACCAATCGCATGGAAGCCGAACGTGACTCGTTGTACGGCCGGTTGCGACGTTTACTCGCCCAAGCCGACTCGTTGGTCCAACAGCGACAATTGTACGAAGAACGGATCATTCCCCGCACTGAAAAAACGTTGCAGCTATCCGTGGCCGATTACCGCGGCAAACGCACCGACTTCTTTAGCTTGATTGAAACCTACCGCGAACTGTTGATGTTCGAAACCCAGCTCGCCCGATTCGACGCCAGTTTGGCGACGACGATCGCCAAGATCGACCGCACCGTCGGATGCCCTTAATCTAGCTAAAAAACCAATAAATCAGAGGGGAAAACTTTTTTTCAATTTTCTGATGAGAATTCTTTTGAGTGTTCTCTCTTAGAGTATACGAAACACTCATAAAGAGGAAAAATGAAATGAAAGAAGCAATATGGTTACGATTTCAAGGCAGCCAGGCGGAGTCGATTCAGCAGGCAATTGAGAATCGAGGCGAATTCACAGCGACGGTTGCTAGGTCGGAAGTGAAACCAAAGAAGCACCAAGTGTGCCTTGTCTCACTGCAGTACTCGGAAATGTATCAGATCGGTGACGTCCCCGATTTCAGTGTCGATTACGTTGGGATTTCTCGATCAGGTTCGCTGGTGGCAACCGACGAGAAGCGGATCAAGGTTAGCAATCTGATCTCAGCCGGTCGGATCGACGTTCAATCGTTAGTTGACAAAATGCCTAAACGGCATGGCTGCCGAATCCCCTTGGGCTTCGGCGCCCCAATTCGTTTGCCACCCAAGCTGACTGAAGAACTCTTGGGAGCCATCCAGGGTGAATCTCAAACGGTCCGGTCGGGTATGCCAGGGATTCGTTCACGCCTCGCCGAAATGGGACGCATCGAACTGAATCCCGAGGGCGGACTTGAAGTCTTTGAACGGGATGCGGTCATCACGTCACTCGAAACTTTCGGTGGCACGAACTTCCGAAAAGCAATTTTACAAGGCACGCAACCAGCTACCGCAACAACGCCGAGTTTTCTTAATCGTTTGTCTCACTACGATGTCCGAGAAGACACGCAGATCAACTTCGATGCAGTCACTTTCCCTGGATTCAAGGTTTCCCACGCAGAAATATTCGGAGCCGTCCAGGTGGTTAATTCGACCGGGCAACAACTTACAATCTTAAACTGCAATCGTCAGCCCCTCGAACACACCTTGGGCGTCGATCTGATTTACTACAGCCATAATTTTCGATCGTTTGTTTTGGTTCAGTACAAACGACTCGTAGCTGAAAGTGGTGGCAAAGCGGTCTATCGGCCCGACTCCGATCGCAACTACGCCGTTGAGTTAGAAAAGATGAACAAGGCGACCGAGGACTTGGGCCGATTGCCATCGACGATTAGAAGCGTGAATGACTACCGGCTTGGATCAGACGCCTTCTTCTTCAAATTTTGCGAAGCCCGTCAGAAAAGTTCTTTGGACGCTGGGATGGTTTCAGGCATGTACATTCCGCTGGGTATTTGGAATCAATTTGCCGGTTCAGATCAAGCAAGAGGACCACGTGGCGGTCTGCGTATTGACTGGGATAACCACCCACGTTCTTTTAACAACAGCCGGTTCTGCCAACTGCTAAAGGAAGGTTGGATTGGCTCATCAGCCGAGCAGACGGAGCGTTTGGATGAAATCATCGAAGGAACGCTGGCCGCTCGGCGCATGCTGATCTTGGCGACCACGTCGCCCGGCGAAAGTCGTAGTGATCAATTGCGTGACGACTACGGTCGGTTCACCGATGCAGACGATCCGCTTGGCGAAAGGTAGTTTGATTCATGGTGTTAGTTCATAGGTCGGCTTCATATCCAGAGCCGACCACGAACTATACATAGAGTACTCCGGCATAGTGAAGTCGATGGGTAGGGTCGTGATAGTTCCAAACTGAAACTGCACCGTCTTCCCGTCTGTGCTGCAGGTGTATTTCTGCTCGACACGATGCTGACGGCCACGGGAATCACGACAGCGAATAAACGCGGTGCCCTTAATCATCCGCTCTGGTTTTTCGCTATTATTCAAGGCATCCGGGATGAAGAAGAAGTTAGTTTGCTGCTCAGGAAGCATGTGCATTGGCGACGTCGGAAAGAGTTTTTTGTCATTCCCTTCGTAGCTGACCTCAACGTGCAACGCTGGACCGGCTCCATAGTTTGTAAGAGTTGGAATGGGCGTATGGTCGATCACGACGCCGTCTTTTCGAACCAAATCAAACCGGCGTCCTTTCACGTCCGTAGCCTCAACCGGAAATGCGAATGTCACACGATCGAACGCCACGAATGGCTGCATCCGCAAATCGCGTTCTGCCTCAAATTGCTGTTGCTGTTGTCGCATTTGATCGACCGCCAAGTCGCGTTGCTCTGCAGCGTGATTCGCTCCAAGTACCAATGCGACGACCGCAACGATAGAGGCGACTACCGCGGCGATCCCCGAAATCGCTGACCAATTCATCTCACGGCTCTTCTTTTTGTCTGTCATTGTTCTCCTTTGTGTATTTCTAGCAACAGCTTCTTGGCACGAGATTAAGTGCAACAGGGCGCGCCAATCATTGAGGTGTGTCAATTAACTTCCGCAACTCGCGCCGCGCTCGATTGAGCCGCGATCCCACGGTTCCCTCGGGGATGCCGAGTGCCAGCGATATTTCTTGGTAGGACAATCCGCTTTCTTCCTTTAGCGTGAAGATGGCTCGCAACTCTGGATCGATCGCCTCAAGTGCTTGCCGGACGATGACCGCGCGTTCGCTCTGTTCCAGTCGATCGGCGGGTTGAATCGTGGGTTCGACGAGCAATTCCTTCGTCCGCCGATGCTTCTCGCGGCGCAAATGCTGCAACGCCTCGTTAGTGGCTAATCGATACAGCCATGTCTCGAACTTGGCTTTACCATCGAATTGGCTGAGTTTTCCAAACGCTTGAACAAAGGTTTGCTGCGTTAGATCCTCAGCGTCTTGCCGTCCTACCATCCGCACCATCAAACGGAAGACGCGATGGGACGTTTGTTCGTAGAGATTGCGACGCGCAGCCCGAGCGCCCGACGCAGCGGCACGGACCGTTGCGTCGTCGATCGATTGGATCGGACTGGGGTCGACTGGATTCTCCATC
Encoded proteins:
- a CDS encoding RNA polymerase sigma factor — encoded protein: MENPVDPSPIQSIDDATVRAAASGARAARRNLYEQTSHRVFRLMVRMVGRQDAEDLTQQTFVQAFGKLSQFDGKAKFETWLYRLATNEALQHLRREKHRRTKELLVEPTIQPADRLEQSERAVIVRQALEAIDPELRAIFTLKEESGLSYQEISLALGIPEGTVGSRLNRARRELRKLIDTPQ
- a CDS encoding four helix bundle protein, with the protein product MSIIKSHRDLLVYQKSFAAACEVFQTTKQFPREEIFSLTDQVRRSSRSVSANLAEAWRKRRYEKHFLSTMNIAEGEAAETQTWIDFAVAHEYIDSNVGNELNERYEEVLRMLVAMINHPEKWTL
- a CDS encoding efflux RND transporter periplasmic adaptor subunit, which encodes MTGKPKPNDSSTPLTNEPVLSSAPDSSSSPAEEPENIAGDVSIPKALDEDRSGWKWVVRIGAKAAAVLVVGALLLVMIGVAQRSRWITPDGFFGATQSEVSQASEGDANKRYICPMMCTPPSTEPGKCPVCAMELVEAVGGGGGDGKSVTIEAAARRLVGIQTATSQMGNVNRVIRTIGAIDYDESKLATISAYVDGRLEKMYANYAGVRVKKDDDLALIYSPQLYSAQTEFITSIDGGSVGRFSTNDANLNEMARENLTELGMTPSQIETLRKSGKPQSRIRIKSPQTGTVIEKSAVEGDYVKTGQKIYRIADLSSVWLMLDLFPDDASVVRFGQQVEAEIQSRPGEVFTGRVAFIDPTVNTRTRTVRVRVEILNFDGKLRPGDYATARITVPTVATDLVYDPALAGKFISPMHPQVIRDNAGECPLCGMDLVSTSTLGFSPTPLAQQEVVTVPRDAVLLAGSNSVLYVETEPGRFEIRRVTLGAMNRDEAVIVEGLAAGETVATGGNFLIDSQMQLAGNPSLMDPSRAPRYAPGPMALPQAEPLMLANESGKRFDQAYQAYFEIQSALAADMTPSPVALNTLLENLSQLELLGDVPDRVQKELASARRSAGRMDGSIETAREAFRGVSHAMLRAAAIARGPQTATKLTHYYCPMVLGDGGDWMQPGGELVNPYWGSEMLHCGEVVRDLALGKASEESLGGSEE
- a CDS encoding TolC family protein gives rise to the protein MANASVLPVCGPVDAVAAEKNTGIATANDPESPIRPVRYDDAAVFAAMNLTLLDEAEGNLDADDQDANQANQSPQLNPATPPPQPNEPSSSQQETASSGGQPVEYFVGIALAGHPRIQAARHRVAAATNVIPQANALPDPMFNNTFWPLHDQALQTAGGRVAHQMSLSQGVPWPEKLRSKAAIASREVQIAQAEVDRIEREITESVRIAYYELWYATRAIQIVDETTELVDDLTKVAEARYRSGGAQQDVLRAQLESDRLEDQRIQLTQQKQMAQADLAALLQQPVSMTPETSKELELSDASRQLDQLIASAETCSPELQGLAWEIQRDRERQRLACLQKYPDLQVGVNLSILSDDDNVLSGVANGHDNLSFTVGTTLPIWRDKINAGIREAAHRTNSTTNRMEAERDSLYGRLRRLLAQADSLVQQRQLYEERIIPRTEKTLQLSVADYRGKRTDFFSLIETYRELLMFETQLARFDASLATTIAKIDRTVGCP